From Sporosarcina sp. 6E9, a single genomic window includes:
- a CDS encoding class D sortase, which translates to MSLRKLLSILLIVVGGGFCLFAAWQFGDSYFQQDKMLKEAKAFVSDEIISRDELTPENTDAYNDLIEGDSIGILYIPRLDREIPIIEGTHEDELAKGVGHFSSTALPGQNDQILLSGHRDTVFRQFGELEHGDEIHVKMKNGTFVYTIFDTDIVDADDRTVIRSTAPDEILTLSTCYPFSYIGSAPDRYIIYAK; encoded by the coding sequence ATGTCATTGAGAAAGCTTTTATCGATACTACTAATAGTCGTTGGTGGGGGCTTTTGCCTTTTTGCAGCTTGGCAATTTGGAGACTCGTACTTTCAGCAAGATAAAATGTTGAAAGAAGCAAAAGCATTTGTTTCAGATGAAATCATCTCACGTGATGAATTAACACCTGAAAATACTGACGCTTATAACGACCTAATCGAAGGTGACTCAATCGGTATTTTATACATCCCGCGACTGGACCGTGAAATTCCAATTATTGAAGGAACCCATGAAGACGAATTAGCCAAAGGTGTCGGCCATTTCAGCAGCACAGCCTTACCCGGTCAAAACGACCAAATCCTATTGTCAGGACACCGGGATACGGTATTCCGCCAATTCGGGGAACTCGAACACGGCGACGAAATCCATGTCAAAATGAAAAACGGTACATTCGTCTACACAATTTTCGATACAGACATCGTCGACGCCGATGATCGCACAGTCATCCGTTCAACAGCCCCTGATGAAATTCTAACATTATCCACTTGCTATCCATTTTCGTATATAGGTAGCGCACCGGATCGATACATTATCTATGCGAAATAA
- the argS gene encoding arginine--tRNA ligase, with translation MNAVEQIQQKVKSAIHEAILQAKLTEENIPSIMLETPRNKENGDYATNIAMQLTKIAKKPPRAIAEAIVEHIDKESGSIESIDIAGPGFINITLKKDYLQEVVKTVLDQGASYGRSNSGNGEKIQVEFVSANPTGDLHLGHARGASVGDSLCNVLDFAGYDVEREYYINDAGSQIDNLALSVEARYFQALGEEKELPEDGYHGQDIIDIAGKLVEDFGDKYKNMPEEERYAFFREYGLKYELEKLKTDLENFRVPFDNWFSESTLYGSGKIESAMNKLRENGHIFEEDGATWFRSTTFGDDKDRVLIKKDGSFTYITPDIAYHEDKIQRGFEKLINIWGADHHGYIPRMMAAIEALGYGKDKLEVIVAQMVHLYKDGERMMMSKRTGKAVTLRELVEDVGLDAVRYFFVMRSGDTQMDFDLDLAVSESNENPVYYAQYAHARISSILRQSKELELNPSAEGAALLTAEREIDLLKKIGDFPQVIADAARMRAPHRVATYIQELAAAFHSFYNAEKVLDSANRELSEARLALITATRTTIANALKLIGVSAPEKM, from the coding sequence ATGAACGCAGTCGAGCAAATCCAACAAAAAGTGAAATCAGCCATACACGAAGCAATCCTTCAGGCAAAACTAACAGAAGAAAATATACCATCCATCATGCTAGAAACGCCGAGAAATAAAGAGAACGGCGACTACGCAACAAATATCGCGATGCAACTCACAAAGATTGCGAAAAAGCCGCCTCGTGCAATTGCAGAAGCCATCGTTGAACATATCGATAAAGAAAGTGGATCTATTGAGTCCATCGATATTGCAGGCCCAGGCTTTATTAACATCACATTGAAAAAAGATTATTTACAAGAAGTCGTGAAAACTGTTCTTGACCAAGGCGCGTCTTATGGCCGTAGTAACTCTGGAAACGGGGAGAAAATTCAAGTCGAGTTCGTATCCGCAAATCCAACAGGTGATCTTCACTTAGGTCACGCGCGCGGTGCGTCAGTCGGGGATTCCCTATGTAACGTCCTTGACTTTGCGGGCTACGATGTCGAAAGGGAATATTATATCAACGACGCGGGCAGTCAAATCGATAATCTAGCGCTATCCGTTGAAGCACGTTACTTCCAAGCGCTTGGAGAAGAAAAAGAACTTCCAGAAGACGGCTATCACGGGCAAGATATTATCGATATTGCTGGAAAGCTAGTTGAAGACTTCGGCGACAAATATAAAAATATGCCAGAAGAAGAACGCTATGCATTTTTCCGTGAATACGGGTTGAAATATGAACTTGAAAAGCTTAAAACAGACTTGGAAAACTTCCGCGTGCCATTCGATAACTGGTTTTCAGAATCCACATTATACGGAAGCGGAAAAATTGAAAGCGCGATGAACAAACTTCGTGAGAACGGTCATATCTTTGAAGAAGATGGTGCCACTTGGTTCCGTTCGACGACATTTGGCGATGACAAAGACCGTGTGTTAATAAAAAAAGACGGCTCTTTCACATATATCACGCCTGATATCGCTTATCATGAAGACAAAATCCAACGTGGTTTTGAAAAACTGATTAACATTTGGGGCGCAGACCACCACGGTTATATTCCGCGAATGATGGCAGCGATCGAAGCATTAGGATACGGAAAAGATAAATTAGAAGTAATCGTTGCCCAAATGGTGCATCTATACAAAGACGGAGAGCGTATGATGATGAGTAAACGTACTGGAAAAGCTGTTACTTTACGCGAGCTTGTCGAAGATGTCGGCCTTGACGCCGTTCGTTATTTCTTCGTGATGCGTTCCGGCGATACACAAATGGATTTCGACCTCGATCTAGCAGTTTCCGAGTCCAATGAAAACCCAGTGTACTATGCACAATACGCACATGCGAGAATCTCTTCAATTCTTCGTCAATCAAAAGAATTGGAACTGAATCCATCTGCAGAAGGCGCTGCATTATTAACGGCAGAACGCGAAATTGATTTGTTGAAAAAAATTGGAGACTTCCCGCAAGTCATAGCGGACGCAGCGAGAATGCGCGCACCACACCGCGTAGCAACCTATATTCAAGAACTAGCAGCAGCATTCCATTCATTCTACAACGCTGAAAAAGTCTTGGATTCTGCTAACCGCGAATTGTCTGAAGCGCGTCTAGCACTAATCACAGCAACACGCACAACCATCGCGAACGCCCTAAAACTAATCGGCGTATCAGCACCAGAAAAAATGTAA
- a CDS encoding DUF1934 domain-containing protein — MKKVNEVESKKIGQPVRIRLHSSIRHPGQEIEKHELTAKGRLIEKANSFYLKYDEDHNGENIQTTLKMSERDALIMRSGAVKMRLPFDTEQNRVGEYGNGPATFALQVKTNHLEFIEEANGGQFKVQYELHTEGSLLGTYKLNITYTEGTK; from the coding sequence ATGAAGAAGGTGAACGAGGTGGAATCGAAAAAGATAGGTCAACCTGTACGCATTCGGCTTCATTCATCAATCCGACATCCAGGACAGGAAATCGAGAAACATGAATTAACAGCAAAGGGTCGATTAATAGAAAAAGCCAATTCCTTCTATTTGAAATACGATGAAGATCATAATGGGGAAAACATCCAAACCACATTAAAAATGAGCGAACGAGATGCACTCATTATGCGAAGCGGCGCGGTAAAAATGCGACTCCCTTTTGATACAGAACAAAACAGGGTTGGTGAATACGGCAACGGTCCTGCAACATTTGCGTTACAAGTGAAAACGAATCATCTTGAATTTATAGAGGAAGCCAATGGTGGTCAATTCAAAGTTCAATATGAATTACATACAGAAGGATCGCTTCTCGGAACTTACAAATTAAACATCACCTATACGGAGGGAACAAAATGA
- a CDS encoding transglycosylase domain-containing protein: MRRTVYVKKKNRRLFWRRISLLTLTMLTALLTLYGSLRLYAQITGAPSLSVPKASVFLDNNDHQIGDKFTAERRYWVGLDEISPFVLDAVIATEDRNFYEHHGFDFKRIAGAILKDVKTRRKAEGASSITQQYARNLYLTHAKTWTRKINEALYAYRLELFYDKDTILEGYLNTVYFGHGMYGVEAASKYYFGKSAKDLTLEESAVITAIAKGPSVYSPVDHPNNSNERKELILALMRNQGFITEDQAKRAMEVPIALKAEEWIDAKRVAPYFLDEVWREAEKILSEKGRSPAEGGWTIRTTLDQHHQRTAEDVIAKWMPKSGLQVGFISIEPESGGITSIVGGVDYNESPFNRATQAKRQPGSAMKPILYAAALENGFNPLTFLLPERTIFTYDDKKTYEPKNVNGKFASHPISLAQALAISDNVYAVKTWEEVGEKNYQGMANRLGLDVELASAPATALGTTEVSLLKITNAFSRIAASGLDIKATTINSITDAEGKVVYEKPTKKIKRVLSEQDAFVLTHLMTGMFDPVFNDYSSATGLSMRPKMTRTYAAKSGTTLWDQHLIGYSPSLAAGIWTGYDVDFRLESAEDKAASKKIWIEFMEAAHSGKPVEAFIPPDGVNGVIIDIETGGLAVTECEKQRLVYVKEKDMPQKLCTDKSLQEKRNSKEDGGFNLFPFSFFD, encoded by the coding sequence ATGCGACGTACAGTTTATGTAAAAAAGAAAAATAGACGTCTTTTTTGGCGCAGGATTTCATTACTAACTTTGACAATGCTTACAGCTTTACTCACATTATATGGTTCACTTCGACTCTATGCGCAAATAACTGGCGCGCCGTCGCTTAGTGTTCCGAAAGCCTCGGTTTTTTTAGATAATAATGACCATCAAATTGGCGATAAGTTCACGGCTGAGCGACGGTATTGGGTTGGTTTGGATGAAATTTCACCTTTTGTATTGGATGCCGTTATTGCAACTGAAGATCGGAACTTTTATGAGCATCACGGGTTTGATTTCAAACGAATTGCTGGTGCAATTTTGAAAGATGTCAAAACGAGAAGAAAAGCTGAAGGTGCAAGCTCGATTACTCAACAGTATGCCCGAAATCTCTATTTGACACATGCAAAAACATGGACGCGCAAGATTAATGAAGCACTATATGCTTATCGGTTGGAGTTATTTTATGACAAGGATACGATTTTGGAAGGTTATTTAAACACAGTCTATTTCGGTCATGGGATGTATGGTGTGGAAGCTGCGAGTAAGTATTATTTTGGTAAGTCCGCGAAGGATTTGACTTTAGAAGAGTCTGCAGTCATCACTGCGATTGCAAAAGGTCCCTCAGTATATTCGCCAGTTGACCATCCCAATAATTCGAATGAACGGAAAGAACTTATTTTGGCTTTAATGAGAAATCAAGGTTTCATCACTGAAGATCAGGCAAAGCGCGCGATGGAAGTTCCTATTGCATTGAAAGCTGAAGAATGGATTGACGCCAAACGAGTTGCGCCGTATTTTCTAGATGAAGTGTGGCGAGAAGCTGAAAAAATCCTCTCAGAGAAAGGTCGCTCTCCTGCTGAAGGCGGATGGACAATTCGAACGACACTCGATCAGCATCATCAACGAACGGCCGAAGATGTGATTGCGAAATGGATGCCCAAGAGCGGACTTCAAGTCGGCTTTATCTCCATTGAACCTGAAAGTGGTGGCATAACTTCAATTGTCGGCGGCGTGGATTATAATGAAAGCCCCTTTAATCGAGCAACTCAGGCGAAACGCCAACCTGGTTCAGCGATGAAGCCGATATTGTATGCCGCCGCCTTGGAAAACGGGTTTAATCCACTGACGTTTTTGCTTCCTGAAAGAACGATTTTCACGTATGATGATAAAAAAACTTACGAACCGAAAAATGTGAATGGTAAGTTTGCGTCTCATCCCATTTCGCTTGCTCAAGCTTTGGCCATTTCTGATAATGTGTATGCAGTTAAAACTTGGGAAGAAGTCGGCGAAAAAAACTATCAAGGCATGGCAAATCGACTTGGATTAGATGTTGAATTAGCTTCTGCGCCTGCGACTGCCCTTGGCACGACAGAAGTATCATTGTTAAAAATCACGAATGCATTCAGTCGAATTGCTGCGAGTGGATTGGATATAAAAGCGACGACGATTAACTCCATTACAGATGCAGAAGGCAAAGTTGTCTATGAAAAACCGACCAAAAAAATTAAACGTGTACTTTCTGAACAAGACGCATTCGTTCTAACGCATCTCATGACCGGGATGTTCGATCCTGTCTTCAATGATTATTCATCGGCGACTGGGTTGTCGATGCGCCCCAAAATGACCAGAACCTATGCAGCAAAGTCGGGCACGACACTTTGGGATCAACATCTAATCGGCTACTCACCTTCATTGGCGGCAGGAATTTGGACGGGTTATGATGTTGACTTTAGGTTGGAAAGTGCGGAGGATAAAGCTGCGTCTAAAAAAATATGGATTGAATTTATGGAGGCGGCGCATAGCGGAAAGCCGGTTGAGGCATTTATTCCACCTGATGGCGTGAACGGCGTTATTATCGATATAGAAACGGGTGGTCTTGCTGTAACGGAGTGCGAGAAGCAGCGGCTCGTCTATGTGAAAGAAAAAGATATGCCGCAAAAGTTATGCACGGATAAATCGTTGCAAGAAAAACGAAATAGCAAAGAAGATGGCGGATTCAATCTATTCCCCTTTTCGTTTTTTGATTAA
- a CDS encoding YwhD family protein, with product MGNEQKPKPKIGFTIIKDDPTDGHKGFGIGSLSLENVSPVIIDVEEEVATIEIGAMHARSPLERGIRFLPTREESANGKAYWLIWVTIDYKEEGPYYSGVTACEMVIDRSIRRGYKNFVDHMNRMDRSMKGKIMVDDMDDTSKRVLADFLKEHNEEIWNRSNAELHDGLRV from the coding sequence ATGGGGAATGAACAAAAGCCAAAGCCGAAAATTGGGTTTACAATCATAAAAGATGATCCGACTGACGGTCACAAAGGATTCGGAATTGGATCATTGTCATTGGAAAATGTATCGCCGGTAATAATCGACGTTGAAGAAGAAGTCGCAACGATTGAAATTGGCGCGATGCATGCGAGAAGCCCGCTCGAACGAGGCATTCGATTTTTACCAACACGTGAAGAGTCCGCGAACGGAAAAGCATACTGGCTAATTTGGGTGACGATTGATTATAAAGAAGAAGGTCCATATTATTCGGGCGTAACGGCATGCGAAATGGTAATCGACCGATCCATCCGCCGGGGTTATAAAAACTTCGTTGACCATATGAATCGCATGGATCGCTCTATGAAGGGGAAAATCATGGTAGATGACATGGACGACACTTCGAAACGCGTCCTGGCAGACTTTTTAAAAGAACATAACGAAGAAATTTGGAATCGCAGTAACGCGGAATTACATGACGGGTTGCGCGTATAA
- a CDS encoding 2-hydroxymuconate tautomerase encodes MPYVTVKMFEGRTDEQKRALCEKVTEAVSETTGAPAENVVVFIEEMSKNDYSVAGKRPVDA; translated from the coding sequence ATGCCATATGTGACTGTAAAAATGTTTGAAGGTCGTACTGATGAGCAAAAACGTGCGCTATGCGAAAAAGTTACAGAAGCTGTTTCAGAAACGACGGGTGCACCAGCTGAGAATGTTGTAGTGTTCATCGAAGAAATGTCGAAGAATGATTACTCCGTAGCTGGAAAACGTCCTGTTGATGCGTGA
- a CDS encoding YwgA family protein, whose translation MLQEHAKIVQFISLAEEVTGRKKLQKMIYIAKKMDFPFSEKFELHMYGPYSEELTLRVEELCEMGFLNEQRIDKGSYVQYQYDVSGEGERFLETADKVPDSLSDFIQKMQVKSSRFLELVSTLLYFDHFEKKEQIEKVQVVKNKLKFSEEEIADAFVFLKDLELISN comes from the coding sequence TTGTTGCAAGAACACGCGAAAATCGTGCAATTTATTTCATTGGCGGAAGAAGTTACCGGACGAAAAAAGCTCCAAAAAATGATTTACATCGCAAAAAAGATGGATTTCCCTTTCTCGGAGAAATTCGAACTACATATGTACGGCCCCTATTCGGAGGAATTAACCTTGCGAGTAGAAGAATTATGCGAAATGGGTTTTCTCAACGAACAACGCATTGACAAAGGATCCTATGTACAATACCAATATGATGTATCCGGCGAGGGAGAGCGGTTTTTAGAAACAGCTGACAAAGTTCCCGACAGCCTTTCCGATTTCATTCAAAAAATGCAAGTGAAGAGTTCACGATTTCTAGAGCTGGTCTCCACGCTATTATATTTCGACCACTTCGAGAAAAAAGAACAAATTGAAAAAGTTCAAGTCGTGAAGAATAAGTTGAAGTTTTCAGAAGAAGAAATAGCAGATGCATTTGTGTTTTTAAAGGACCTGGAGTTAATTTCAAATTAA